The nucleotide window CTCTTAGTCAACTGTGACACAACGACTCTTAATAGCAAGatccatcaacacattcacaacaacatatatattcacccaTCATATCATAATACATCAATTCAGTAAGCAATCATGTTCTTGGTAAACAATGCAGTCacatataatcaataataaacgGCAACATGGCAGCACTCAAACATTCttaagatataacaatatcaaatggtaatcaacatcaacttaaacatcttatataatccacataacgaatatatttcacattaaccaacattacccaacattaaccaacattacccaacattaggttaaatactcttaaacaccttaattgaactcatattaCTTCTAGTTTCGAGGTtttggaattattccctaagttttggattaacttagaaacggttatactgaattttcataagatttcactaagacctacttggagtatttccatcataactcaaaaactaaaagtcattttcaagtcaaaccaaagccattagaaagctaacaaaattatctaaaactttcatgtttacaccaaagtccaattcaaaacagaaacgtgtgaaaaagacacaagaacgcgaaataagaaatgctgtcaaaaggcacttcgcttaagcgaacgaggcttcgcttaagcgaactacttacagtagctgttcgcttacgGCTCGCTTctggctcgcttaagcgaacagtcatcgtttctgcataatttttcacgggtttaaaccatttttcaccccaaaactcccaattttgatctcccaatgcccaaacatgtttccaaagattgtttataggttcaatatacaattaggcatctaaaggaacacaaaacatgcatcaacaacaacaaatacagatcgctccaccatcatacaaatcttcatcaattcatccaatcaatcataatttcaatcaatttatgatcacaacaacagtatagattaagttttcattctgAACATTATATTACAAGagaattaacatgatcattACCCATTTCccttcagaatcatcatcaaaccctaaccctcaatttatcttccaaaactatgcaattaggtcaattttcagaaattatagattatgattattgagagatagtctcacccttaccttaatttagaaGAAAACGCACGAACAATCTACAGCAAAAACGATCCTCTCTTGCTCTAgctctcccttgttcttggtttctctggtttttctcccaaacttgtttcacgtaaaactgcttctgaccttttcttttcctaactcccaaaactataactttccctttttcattaaactcccttaatttttattaaatcctaattaactcccacactccaaaataattctatttctccacttattctattaaataatgaaaataaccatttaataaaatacaccacaccacaaaatcaacataaatcatttaaaatcatataaaagactttaaatcaactaaaaataattaaataacaattagggcgttacacatggcatgtatatttgatcactctgatttatattccgctgtaaccgttgaggtttacatacatgtctatcggtttttgaattttgaataagacgtaatctctatttcttgaataaatgtattattcgcatgtttaattgctttaatagaaataggagcgttacaaagGGTATGATGGGGCTTCAAATATGAGAGGTGAATTTAATGGTTTGCAAAGAAAGATCCTAGATGAAAACCCTTATGCTTTCTATGTCCATTGTTATGCTCATCGCTTGCAATTGGTGATTGTGTCCGTTGCTAGTAGTTGCTCATCTATTAATGATTTCTTTGAGTACATCTCCTTGATTGTAACAACATCAAGTGCATCTTGCAAGAGAAGGGATGCTTTGACGGAGGCACAACACCAAGATATTTTGAGTAGACTTGCGACTGGTGAGATATCTATAGGAAGAGCCTTGCACCAATCATCTAGTCTCGCTAAACCCGGGGATACTAGATGGGGTTCACATCATACTACCTTGCTTCGTTTGGATCAGATGTGGTCCTCCGTGTTAGTGGTGCTTAGTAGGGTTGATCAAGATGGACGTGCTTtaaaatttttttcattttgaagataatgttaaagttgtttggtatcACAAACGAGCTTTCAAAAATCTTACAAAGAAAAGATCTTAATATTGTGCTTGCCATGGATTTAATTAATGTTGTCAAAGTTCGGTTGGCCACATTGAGAGATAGTGGTTgggataatttatttttggatgtACAAGAATTTTGTGTTGCTAAAGGTATTCCGGTGCCAAATATGGATGATGAAATACTGGTTCGGGGTCGCTCAAGACTAGAAGTGAGGACTGTCACTAATCTTCACCATTACCGTGCGGAGATTTTTTATGTTGCTATCGACAAAATATGTGTGGAGATGGATCATCGCTTTAGTGAAGGAGCAACATTGTCCTTGATTGTTTCTCATGTCTTGAACCCAAGAACTCTTTCTCCAAGTTTGATGTTGATAAGCTTGCTCGTCTTGCTGATATTTATCATTCTGACTTTTCTGATGATGACCGTGGAACAATAAGGGAGCAACTTAACACTTATGTACTTCAAGTGAAAAGACatgcttctttttcttcttgtgaAGATGTTCAAAGTTTGGCTATGAAGATGGTTCAAACTGAGAAACATCTGGCATTTTTATTGGTCTACAAATTAATTGAGTTGGCTTTGATATTGCCGGTGTCGACTGCATCCGTTGAAAGAGTTTTTTCAGCAATGAAGATTATCAAGACTAAATTGCGCAACAAGATCAACAATGAGTGGTTCAATGACTTGATGATATGTTACATCGAGCGGGATATATTCAAGTCACTTGATGACATTGATATTATTCGAACATTCACCGCAAAGAGGTCTCGGAAATGGCATTTACCacctaattttatttagcacgcTATTGACAGATTATATTTCATCTCTCTTAAttcaaattgtaattttgttgaaaaaaagacaaacctcttttttaaaaaaaattgcgatAAATTTTATGCCAGGCTCTATGAAATTCCTGGCTTCGCCACTGGCTAAATTCAGTAACTATTGGTGCAAGAAATACTAACACACaaggattttatttatttgactaAGTCTTTGCATATTTCTTCatagggtcatgttaacttgtgcccttagggtcCATGTTAAGCATTAATGTCATTCCATTAATGGtaagaatttattgaaaaaaattaacattaaacattttgaacaataaattaacacaaatttcaatacataatttctattagTGGTATTCTTAAtatgtgcccttagggcacaagttatcATTTCCCTTCTTCGTATTACCCTATGTAGGACATTTTCCCAACACTAATTCAAAacatatttcaacaaatatgtgtgtttctcttcttccttctccggTTATCTTTTGCATCCTCTAACTGATTTTTAACTCAGAAAAAATTTCAACAGAAAGGTGGATAATTGATTTGGAGTGATTGATCGAATCAAGCATTTATCATAGTGGTAGTTTAATTGTTGGGAGgagttgaataatttttttttcatccaaattagtgGTTGAGTACACTTGCTTGTATTCAAAATGTTTAAACTTTACCATTGTAATGGGTCTTCATTACCCTTGCGCCCTTTCAGtactttttttcataaaaaaagtaactaaaaaTGTTTCATCATAAATgaagtcaaaataaaaaaagagaactaAGCAATTGTATATAATGAATGATTAACTAGATATTATGAATGATTAACTAGAACACCGACCCGTGCGTCACACGAGTCTTTTAGAATTAAAAATCGtagtatattttaaaaaattgatatttagttttttttttaaggagaatggattttttttaatgatgaagGAATATAGTTTGTAATTAACATACGAaactatattaattttttgtatcaACCCTCTCGTTCAGAGAGAAAAGAGGATCCAGTAATCTAGAATGCAGTCGGAAAGGAAATAAAGTTTGATCAAGAATTGTCCTCCTAGAATTGAACTAAAGTTCTCTTAAACAACTCATTATTTCTGGAACTCATTAACCATTTGAACTCAATTGTTTGATTTATGAAACACTATCACATAGAGGTGGAAGACAATAAATACATTAGAAcatcatctttaaaaaaaaattgatggaaaATATCAAAACTCATTCACTATGCTCGTTTACAACACAATCTTAGACATCTTTGTGTTCCACCATCATCAATTCGTGTGATTTATGTACCCTTTTCTCTTATCTTTCCACTTGACTTGGTTGATGGAGTATTCACATCTTTCAAACAATCCTATAAgacctttataaaaaaaaaacaatggttCTAGTTCATATAATGGTTAATAAATAATTGGTTTACCTTTCAATACTACAAAAACTGAATTAAAATGCATTTGCTTACTCATATGAAAGGTACTAATAATTCTGATATCATCTCTAATACACTGATACTGATAGCATTCAAGAACCACATAGAACTAAAAGGATAATAATCAAGCCAGTATGGACCAAGAATTATGTTCTCAAGTAGTATTGGGCCTTATGTCAGTTTATTTGTCTTTGTAGGGGACATCTCTTTGAGACCCAGGCCCATAACTTGTAATAGGTCTAAACACTTTGACCTAGCTATTTAAGAGCTAGTGTGCCTCCTGGAAGGCTATGAATAATtccaagttttattttttatcttctttacgttttgttttctttctttgttctttgGCATAGTTTAGAATTTTGTTGCTACCTTAACCAAATCCATCATTGGTGCTTTCATTGAGAGTTGGACCACGGAAAGGGCTACCTATAGGCTGGATTAAGGTGTTCCACCGAATACTGATAGGTGAGTGAAGCCGCCAAAAAGGAAAGGGCTACCATCAGGTCAGTGTCGATAGAGTGAAAGCTGCCGTGAACGCCGGCTCTTAAAGAGCGTGGCAATGTTAGGAGTCCCACATCGAGTATATCAAAGTGCTTGATGTGGTACTTAAGCCTTGAGGTTCTCCCACCTATTGGACTAGTTTTTTGGGTTGGGCTCTCCTCATGGGCTTAAGTCCTAACAATTGGTGCTTTCATTGCCTACACTCAATGCCTCCTAAACCTACAAACCCTTCCACAAAAGACCTTGATGAGGCTATCCAAGCCACCCAACAACGTTTGGAAGAAACTCACCAATCCACCCACCTCCACTTCACTGAGCAAATCGGCATCCTCAACACCAAACTGGACAACCAACAACAGCTGCTCGATTCACGGGACGAGAATTTGTTCAACATCCTCAATGCCAGACATGACTCCCTCACCACTCTCATCACCACCGCACTACAGCAATGACCTCCGCCGTCTGACCCTCCTCCGTTAACCTCAGGTAATGAATCTTCTACCTCCCACACAAACGCCATGATACCCTCTCCGGCCTCCCCTTCACAACCACAAAACAACCATATTGCTACTGTTTTCAATACACCCACAACCGGCACCACTAACACACTCTATGGTTCCACCGCCCACGCCACCATAAACCCCTTGTTTACTTCCCCTATCGCCTCTTTACCAGCACCTCTACCTATCAACTACCAACACACCCCTTCCCCACAACCGACCGTATATACACCCCTATACCCACAAACGCCTCAGTTTAACCACAATCCTTCTTTTGGCCCTTTGCCCTTCCATCAATCACCCTACCAAACCCCTGCACCCCCCAATTTTCTCTCACCAACACCTCAACACCAAGGCCACATTCCTGTCCGTACACCCAAGATTGAACTCATTCCCTTCGACGGAACCAATCCATTAGAATGGCTATTCCAAGCCGAACAATTTTTCGCCTTTTACAATATCCCCAACGAAAGTCGCTTATCTCTAGCTTCTTTTTATATGAAGGGTGATGCCCTTAGTTGGTACAAATGGATGTATCAAAATCACCAATTGTTTGATTGGGTCTCTTTCTCTAAAACACTAGAACTCCGTTTTGGTCCCTCCACCTATGAAAACCACCAAGCCCAATTGTTCAAGTTGCGTCAATATGGCTCGGTTTCCGAATACCAAACACAATTTGAGAAATTAGGAAACCGCGTTCTTGGGTTACCCCCCGACGCTTTACTAAATTGTTTCATATCGGGCCTCATCCCGGAAATCCGCCATGAGCTTGCTGTCCAACGACCCTACACCATCACACAAGCTATAGGTCTTGCCAAGCTTATTGAGGCAAAGATCAAAGACTCCAAGTCCCGACCCACAAAGCCCTATTTCTAACCCACCAATACCCCTTCTAACCACCCACCAGTTTTTTCATCGGGCCCAAAACAAACAGCAGCTACTAACCCTTTACCTACAAAACCACAAGTTCCTAACCCCACCACCCCTCCTTCCAAATTACCCATCCGCCGCCTATCCCCAACCCAAATGCAAGAACGGCGTGCCCAAGGCTTATGCTATAACTGTGATGAGAAGTATATCATGGGCCACCGATGTGCCACCGGCCGTTACCTCTTACTCATTTTGGAACCAGAATCCGAAGAGGAAACCGAAAACATTGTTGCCGAAACTGAACCCATTGAAGAACCAGAATCCTCATATTTCCATCTATCACCGCAAGCTCTAACTGGCCAAAACTCTCCCAACACCCTTAAATTCCGAGGTATTCTTTACGGTCTGCCCGTATCTGTGTTGGTTGACACCGGTAGTACCCATAATATATTACAACCACGTATCGCCAACCATCTTGACATACCCCATTCTCCAATTCATCCATTTTCAGTCATGGTGGGCAACGGTTCCCGTATTCAATGTGATAGTTTCTGCTCTAACGTCCCTATAACTCTTCAAACTCACCTCTTTCACATCCCCTTTTACCTACTACCCATCGAAGGAGCCGATGTTGTCCTCGGTATGGAATGGTTAAAATCACTTGGCCCAATTGGAGCAGATTTTTCCGTCCCTTCTATCTCCTTCTCACATCACAACACAACCATCACCCTTACCGGAGAACAACTTTCTCATCCCACCCAATCCACTTATCATCACATCCGCCACCTTATACATACCGACTCTATCGCTTCACTCCATCTGCTGACTTGTTCATCCATCACCGAGCCACCACAACCACATTCCCCAAATTACAGAAACAATACCAACAGATCTACCCCAAGACATACAATCACTCCTCCAAAAATATCAACCTATCTTTCAAACTCCCCATGGCCTTCCCCCCACTCGCCCACATGATCATCTTATTCCACTCCTCCCCAACACCGCCCCCATAAACGTTAAACCTTACCGTTACCCACACTCCCAAAAAGAAGCCATGACCACCATAATCCAGGATATGTTGAAAAATGGAATCATCATACCAAGCAATAGCCCATACTCCTCACCGGTCCTCTTGGTTCGCAAAAAAGATGGAACTTGGAGGTTTTGTGTTGACTATCGAGCCCTCAATGCCGTTACGGTCAAGGACCGATTCCCAATACCAACCGTAGACGAACTTCTGGATGAATTGGGCACAGCAACTGTTTTCACTAAGTTGGATTTGCGTtcgggttaccatcaaattCGTGTTATGCCAAAGGACACACACAAAACAGCTTTTCGCACTTTTGACGGACACTATGAATTCCTAGTTATGCCATTCGGTTTGAGCAATGCTCCTTCTACTTTTCAATCTGCTATGAATGATTTATTCCGTCCCTTTTTGCGtaaatttgttttagttttctttgatGATATCCTGATTTTTAGCACTTCTTTGACTGACCATTTACATCATTTACAACTAGTTATGGAATTGCTTTATCAAAATCAGttttttgtcaaattatttAAGTGTGTATTTGCAGTGCCAAAAGTTGATTACCTAGGACATGTCATTTCTGCTGAAGGCGTCTCGCCTGACCCAGAAAAGATTGCGGGTATTCTAGATTGGCCGACTCCGCTCTCCCTCACTGCACTACGGGGATTTCTGGGTCTTACCGGATTCTATTGCCGTTTTGTTCGTAATTATGCCACTATTGAAGCACCACTTACAGACTTGTTGAAAGCTACAAAATTTACATGGAATACATCAGCAGAGGAAgcttttacaaatttaaaagtcaCTATGACCACTACACCGGTCCTTATGCTCCCAGATTTCACCAAAACTTTCACACTGGACACAGATGCTTCTGCAGTAGCCATTGGTGCAGTTCTTTCACAAGATGGTCACCCACTTGCCTTCTTTAGCCGCAAAATGTGTCCTCGAATGCAACGGTCTTCAGTTTACGTCCGGGAACTCTTCGCGATTACCGAAGCCATCAAAAAGTGGCGGCAGTACCTAATTGGCAGACATTTCCACATATTCACAGATCAAAAGAGCCTCAAAGAGTTATTAACACAAACTATCCAAACCCCGGAACAACAAAAATGGGCTGCAAAACTCCAGGGGTTCAGTTTTGAGATTCACTACAAACCGGGCAAAACTAACCTTGTGGCTGATGCATCTAAACTTATGGGGAATCAAGTTCCTTTTTCCCACCTACCTTCTGAAACCGATGGGGTTTCCCACACCACTTTAACCCCACAGCCCCATCCTACACCACAAGATCATTGTCCCATTAACCAAGGCTCATCTCCTCCATCGGATTCTCTGCCACTAGTTGAAAATAACTCCTTGGAACTATCACCCACTTGTCCCAATGTTACCATTTCCCACAACTTTTCTCCACCCTTCATTCCACCTAACCCCACACACAACCGTTCAGATCAGTTCTCAACTACCTCCAATGAACCGCTCAACCCAAACCTTGAGGTCAAGGTTTCCCCTGGACCGGATAGTATTGATAGCATTCAAGAACCACATAGAACTAAAAGGATAATAATCAAGCCAGCATGGACCACGAATTATGTTCTCAAGTAGTATTGGGCCTTATGTTAGTTTATTTGTCTTTGTAGGGGACATCTCTTTGAGACCCAGGCCCATAACTTGTAATAGGTCTAAACACTTTGACCTAGCTATTTAAGAGCTAGTGTGCCTCCTGGAAGGCTATGAATAATtccaagttttattttttatcttctttacgttttgttttctttctttgttctttgGCATAGTTTAGAATTTTGTTGCTACCTTAACCAAATCCATCAGATACCAACTGATAAACTGTCAATCAATTGTAGGATAACGACGAATTTCTATTGCAATTGCAAACCTTAATAGCTTTTGaatagaaaattgaaataaaaaacttatcaaataaaaaataaccaaatggtGTCTTCGGTTAGATGGTAAACTTACAATGATAGGAACAAAAAAGTAGATGATAGATACTTGGTGCCAAACCTCAATCTGGTGCGGCCgaaaaatattaatagtttTAGATGAACCAACTGATTTTGCAGAATTACAATTTGATATGATacaattgttttcttcttttcgCTAAGATAATTTGTGAAACTTGGTTTTGACTTTTGTAATAAAGCTGAATCGGTCCTTCAATAAGTTTTGCAAAACTTTAATATGATGACATGCATTCAATCACAACCATAAGAGAACCCTAGAAATTTGTTTTAACCAAATCTTActaaaaacccaaaaataaaaaatgagaagcATCTGAAATCTTACTGTAAACAACACATATCGTGATGGGTTGAAAGGTCCCTCCTTGTGTAAACAGCAGAACACCAGTCACCGTAAAAAGTCTCCTTTGACGCTCCATCGAAACAAAACAGAGTCGGCAGAACTTGGATTCGGAATGATCCAAACAGAAGAAAGCTTCGTATATAAACCCAGCCAAGATGGTGATAGTAGGGTTTGGCTCCATTCACAAAATTGAAATCAGAATCAAAAGGTTGAAAGGATTTAGTGAGGGATTGTGATGATAATACCCATGAAATCAGTTCTAAATATTGTTATATTGGTTGAGGAAAACAAATGAGAAATGGGTGCAAGAATTTTGTGATATGTCAAATTGTTACCTTATGGGATCTAGTGCGGGAGGGAACATCGCGTATCAAGCAGGTTTACGTTGTGCTGCAACCGTTGATGAGTTTGATTTTGACGAACTAAAGATCAAAGGGTTGATATTGCACCAACCATTTTTTGGTGGGTCCCAAAGGACAAATTTGGAATTGAGACTCGAAAATGATCGTGCATTGCCTCTTAAGGCGAATGATCTAATGTGGGAGTTTGCATTGCCTGAGGGTGTAGGTAGGGACCATAAGTTTTGTAATCCGATGGTTATGGATGAAGGAGATGATGAGTGTTTTAATGAAATCAAACGGTTGAGATGGAAAATTCTTTTGACAGGTTGTTATGGAGATCCCTTGATTGATCGTCGGGCTGAGTTTGTGATGATGTTGAGAAGCAAAGGGGTTGATGTTGTGGAATACTTTGGGGAAGGTTTTCATGGGATGGAACTATTGGAGCCAAGCAAAGATGGACCACTATTTGAACAAATAGGATATTTCATCAATCAATGTTGAAACAACATTCAAAGCTAAAGTTCGTAATATATGTTACTTTGTTGGTGAGGCCTAGCCTACCTTTACAAACACATGGGCAATTTACCCCATGTAacttaacaataataaaaagcaGCCACGTATACTCATTGTATTTGAAATAcggtttttttttagattacctttgaagaatggtgggtaatttacccaccaaccaatgaaaatgagcaatttgttggtggggtcaagatagttcatggataccacttaaaaatgtgtttatgtggctaatgtgtattggttggggtaaattacccaccattcttccatgggtaccctagttgtcaccttgaaatacttattatttagttttataaattGTAACCATatacttttgttatttttcagaTTTATCCAAGCATTAATTAAGCTTTATCTTCTCAAAAAAATTGTCCAGACTACATTCTGCTTCTGCGttttcatctttcaatttttcaacctAACCATTACTTCCTTCAATCCATTCGTAATTTgggaaaaaattgattcatcaacatcaaattcatccattGTATTTACTCT belongs to Medicago truncatula cultivar Jemalong A17 chromosome 6, MtrunA17r5.0-ANR, whole genome shotgun sequence and includes:
- the LOC120576079 gene encoding zinc finger MYM-type protein 1-like: MHNRYIKNYDDYNNQIQSVTNKLARATRESEELYKIRLTCSLDCTRYLIAQGISFRGHDETSNSQNKGNFREMIDWIKSNNEQGRDAFDRGGKICKMTSSDIQKELATCCAHEVMKVNMEELGDKQFSVLIDESRDISIKEQMAVMLRWLCSAEMAGGRDDAAIAQALAAMAQVLAQSNEQAAIGRRNEGEAEERRLDRFLRNNPPTFKGRFDPDGAQTWLQGMERIFRERYKGYDGASNMRGEFNGLQRKILDENPYAFYVHCYAHRLQLVIVSVASSCSSINDFFEYISLIVTTSSASCKRRDALTEAQHQDILSRLATGEISIGRALHQSSSLAKPGDTRWGSHHTTLLRLDQMWSSVLVIMLKLFGITNELSKILQRKDLNIVLAMDLINVVKVRLATLRDSGWDNLFLDVQEFCVAKGIPVPNMDDEILNSFSKFDVDKLARLADIYHSDFSDDDRGTIREQLNTYVLQVKRHASFSSCEDVQSLAMKMVQTEKHLAFLLVYKLIELALILPVSTASVERVFSAMKIIKTKLRNKINNEWFNDLMICYIERDIFKSLDDIDIIRTFTAKRSRKWHLPPNFI
- the LOC25479504 gene encoding carboxylesterase 1 codes for the protein MGSSAGGNIAYQAGLRCAATVDEFDFDELKIKGLILHQPFFGGSQRTNLELRLENDRALPLKANDLMWEFALPEGVGRDHKFCNPMVMDEGDDECFNEIKRLRWKILLTGCYGDPLIDRRAEFVMMLRSKGVDVVEYFGEGFHGMELLEPSKDGPLFEQIGYFINQC